Proteins found in one Methanospirillum hungatei JF-1 genomic segment:
- a CDS encoding FAD-dependent oxidoreductase, with protein sequence MIVVIGGGPAGRYAAMRLARAGKKVQLIEKRSAGVGGQCLHQGCMIICALNDVARFMQQARVFQKYGFLGSAEGFSYPVLIRKMQEIIKIIAGVLEEETIHAGVEIIRGSAEIQGRTLLINGVETPCEAVIVASGAHPRIPEISGCCLPGVYTAHTILSMPSLPKRMVIIGSGVIAAEFAYIFSSFGTEVTILARSSLLRAFPEQLIKEARKDLSQVTIEEQVTIAGITGQESVTGVIIRENDGMREIAADAVLLAAGMIPNTDFISDIACGPDGALLVNDRMETSVPGIYAAGDVTGTGYLTPIARHQGRKAADAILKNPFEPDPVAIPQAIKLKHDVAYCRRPGEVRKGLTIPGPAGPGTFWEVTNHHTGSATIEFDENGHLTGLAEASPVASVAMAYLGWMMNSDIRIDEFDRFIEVHPSPDGIPWLLKYLNGKKSDNQKGS encoded by the coding sequence ATGATCGTCGTGATAGGTGGCGGACCGGCGGGGCGGTACGCGGCCATGCGGCTTGCCAGAGCAGGAAAAAAGGTACAATTGATTGAAAAACGATCAGCGGGGGTCGGAGGGCAGTGTCTGCATCAGGGGTGCATGATCATCTGTGCTTTAAATGATGTGGCACGATTCATGCAGCAGGCACGGGTATTTCAGAAGTATGGATTTCTTGGGTCAGCTGAAGGGTTTTCGTATCCGGTTCTGATCCGGAAGATGCAGGAGATCATTAAAATTATCGCCGGCGTTCTTGAGGAGGAGACGATACATGCCGGAGTTGAGATCATCCGGGGTTCTGCAGAGATCCAGGGAAGAACGCTCCTTATCAACGGGGTTGAGACTCCATGTGAAGCGGTCATTGTTGCATCAGGAGCTCACCCACGAATTCCGGAGATATCGGGCTGCTGCCTTCCGGGTGTCTATACCGCCCATACCATTCTTTCAATGCCCAGCCTTCCAAAACGGATGGTCATCATCGGCAGTGGGGTCATTGCAGCTGAGTTTGCCTATATATTCAGCTCCTTTGGAACAGAGGTGACTATCCTTGCCAGAAGTTCATTACTTCGGGCGTTTCCTGAGCAATTGATAAAGGAAGCCAGGAAGGATCTCTCCCAGGTTACCATTGAAGAGCAGGTCACCATTGCAGGAATCACCGGACAGGAGAGTGTCACCGGTGTTATCATTCGGGAGAATGATGGAATGAGGGAGATTGCCGCCGATGCGGTGCTGCTTGCTGCCGGTATGATCCCGAATACCGATTTTATATCAGATATTGCCTGTGGTCCTGACGGTGCCCTTCTGGTCAATGATCGCATGGAGACGTCTGTCCCAGGTATCTATGCCGCCGGGGATGTCACGGGAACCGGCTATCTGACACCAATTGCACGGCACCAGGGACGAAAAGCTGCTGATGCTATCCTTAAAAACCCATTTGAACCTGACCCGGTTGCAATCCCTCAGGCTATCAAACTGAAACATGATGTGGCATATTGCAGACGACCGGGTGAAGTCCGAAAAGGACTTACTATTCCTGGACCAGCAGGCCCGGGCACTTTCTGGGAAGTGACAAATCATCATACCGGTTCTGCAACCATCGAATTTGACGAGAACGGACATTTAACCGGCCTTGCGGAGGCCTCCCCTGTAGCTTCTGTTGCCATGGCGTATCTTGGATGGATGATGAATAGTGATATCAGAATTGATGAATTTGACCGGTTTATCGAGGTTCATCCATCTCCTGACGGTATACCCTGGCTGCTGAAATATCTGAACGGAAAAAAAAGTGATAACCAGAAAGGTTCATAG
- a CDS encoding CS domain-containing protein, which yields MPNNPYDDLLKNLVKLLEQITSLEQNMRKMQNGVPAKPGIIGCAIITGGLNHRDPGMADSRQNQKPGLAYEMVDAGMTAYLTIQLPPHLSIEPCVEFTERRCNISTQGMSGSIDLQFPIIPETSSWTYHNGVLDVVLEKRPEEPTGIDPEFVAGAEYS from the coding sequence ATGCCGAATAATCCCTACGATGACCTGCTCAAAAACCTGGTAAAACTGCTTGAGCAGATCACATCATTAGAACAGAATATGCGAAAGATGCAGAACGGAGTACCGGCAAAACCAGGTATTATCGGATGCGCAATCATAACCGGAGGGCTGAATCACCGGGATCCCGGGATGGCAGATTCCAGGCAGAATCAAAAACCCGGACTTGCCTATGAGATGGTCGATGCAGGAATGACAGCCTACCTGACCATTCAGCTCCCCCCACACCTCTCCATTGAACCATGTGTTGAGTTTACCGAGCGCAGGTGTAATATCAGCACGCAGGGCATGTCCGGAAGCATTGATCTCCAGTTTCCCATCATTCCGGAGACCTCTTCATGGACGTACCATAACGGCGTGCTGGATGTCGTGCTTGAAAAACGCCCGGAAGAGCCGACAGGAATAGATCCTGAATTTGTTGCCGGGGCTGAATACTCCTGA
- a CDS encoding (5-formylfuran-3-yl)methyl phosphate synthase, which translates to MQLLVSPATIEEAKKALSADIVDVKRPEEGSLGASFPWIIRAIKDLTHKPVSAAIGDFDYKPGGAALTALGAAAAGADYIKIGLMFDGIEEAEMLIHSVTRAVKETYPEKMVVIAAYSDWERLETISPYDMAPLAAKAGADISMVDTGIKDGKSTFEFMDETRLVEFTKLNQKLGIKTALAGSLKFEDIEILKRINPDIIGVRGMVCGGDRRAMVQEELVLKAVSMVH; encoded by the coding sequence ATGCAGTTGCTTGTCAGCCCAGCAACAATAGAAGAAGCAAAGAAGGCACTTTCAGCCGATATTGTCGATGTGAAACGTCCTGAAGAAGGATCTCTCGGAGCCTCTTTTCCCTGGATAATCAGGGCAATAAAAGATCTTACTCATAAACCAGTCAGTGCAGCCATTGGAGATTTTGACTATAAGCCAGGAGGAGCAGCGCTTACAGCCCTTGGAGCTGCCGCAGCCGGTGCAGATTATATAAAGATTGGGCTGATGTTTGATGGAATCGAAGAAGCTGAGATGCTGATTCATTCCGTTACCCGTGCAGTGAAAGAGACCTATCCGGAAAAGATGGTAGTTATCGCTGCATATTCAGACTGGGAACGCCTCGAAACCATCTCACCATATGATATGGCACCTCTCGCTGCAAAAGCCGGTGCCGATATCTCCATGGTGGACACGGGCATTAAAGATGGCAAATCGACTTTTGAATTTATGGATGAAACCAGGCTTGTCGAGTTCACCAAATTAAACCAGAAACTTGGGATCAAAACTGCCCTTGCCGGTTCATTAAAATTTGAGGATATTGAGATTCTCAAACGGATCAACCCAGATATTATCGGGGTGCGGGGGATGGTATGCGGCGGAGACCGGAGAGCAATGGTGCAGGAAGAACTTGTTTTAAAGGCAGTCAGTATGGTTCATTAA
- a CDS encoding HisA/HisF-related TIM barrel protein yields MDLYLATDLKSGKIVHGKSGMRDRYVPVTSLHADTAEPIRFIEQMKPRFLYIADLDRICGTGDHDPLIPELAERTERILLDRGCKGPYDMLDIFGVSMIVGTETAADTLAQFTKGVLSVDIKNDLVIPWNIDPVTFLSTCNRYRFEMVILLDIGRVGTGRGLDKEMLSQFREVYTGPLLWGGGVSSEEDLALLEKAGFDGAIIATAVHSGKIPVEYIRRGTFCSSP; encoded by the coding sequence ATGGACCTATATCTTGCCACAGATTTGAAATCCGGAAAAATCGTTCATGGAAAGAGCGGTATGCGGGACAGATACGTCCCGGTAACATCATTGCACGCAGATACGGCTGAACCGATCCGCTTTATAGAACAGATGAAACCCCGATTTTTATATATTGCAGATTTGGACCGGATCTGCGGAACAGGGGATCATGATCCCCTGATTCCTGAACTTGCAGAGCGGACTGAACGCATACTCCTTGACCGTGGATGTAAAGGCCCCTATGATATGCTGGATATTTTTGGCGTCAGTATGATCGTGGGGACTGAGACCGCTGCAGATACGCTCGCTCAGTTCACAAAGGGCGTTCTCTCAGTTGATATTAAAAATGATCTTGTGATACCCTGGAACATAGATCCTGTTACATTTCTCTCAACCTGCAACCGGTACCGGTTTGAGATGGTCATACTCCTTGACATTGGCCGGGTCGGAACCGGGCGGGGACTTGATAAGGAAATGTTATCACAGTTCAGGGAAGTATATACAGGACCCCTGCTCTGGGGGGGAGGTGTCTCATCAGAAGAGGATCTGGCACTCCTTGAAAAAGCCGGGTTTGACGGGGCAATTATTGCAACCGCCGTTCACTCCGGGAAAATACCCGTTGAGTATATCAGGAGGGGAACATTCTGCTCGTCACCATAG
- a CDS encoding ArsR/SmtB family transcription factor — MLEQTELARLLDILGNRNRRRIIELLREKPCFVTEISERLMISPKAVIDHLQMLEDARILGFRNDDRRRKYYYLEHDISIQVHLDVQSHDLVPMVLSGEQRLLISLQKLRQMIQERDELARKLEEMEREIDHQISEVLHEGKRAGSGEESMLVSVALAHGATNAEEIRDLTDLPPETVDSTLRQLMDEGIVCRKGTGLELRGIYAE; from the coding sequence ATGTTGGAACAGACAGAGCTTGCCCGACTTCTGGATATTCTGGGAAACCGGAACCGGAGAAGGATCATAGAACTCCTTCGGGAAAAGCCCTGTTTTGTGACGGAGATCTCTGAGCGGCTGATGATATCGCCCAAAGCCGTCATTGATCACCTCCAGATGCTCGAGGATGCTCGAATCTTGGGTTTTCGAAATGATGACCGAAGAAGAAAGTATTACTACCTTGAGCATGACATCAGTATCCAGGTACATCTGGATGTCCAGAGCCATGATCTGGTCCCGATGGTACTCTCCGGTGAACAGCGGCTCCTCATCTCCCTGCAAAAACTGAGGCAGATGATCCAGGAACGTGATGAACTTGCCAGGAAGTTGGAGGAGATGGAGCGGGAGATCGATCACCAGATCAGCGAGGTCCTCCATGAAGGGAAACGGGCCGGAAGCGGAGAAGAAAGCATGCTGGTATCGGTTGCTCTCGCACATGGGGCAACGAATGCTGAAGAGATACGGGACCTGACCGACCTTCCTCCAGAGACGGTTGACAGTACCCTCCGTCAGCTGATGGACGAAGGTATCGTATGCAGGAAAGGAACAGGATTAGAACTCCGAGGTATATATGCCGAATAA
- a CDS encoding ATP-dependent nuclease: MTLTSLTIRNFKKFDDVTIPLGDPVVFIGPNNSGKTTALQALTLFAIGISKILGKKETDFPDKETPGITINRRDLLAVPVPAASLLWRDLQIHRMALPERQQATPDIPIVIIVEGITNNKPWVCGLEFDYANPESLYCRPIKDKTGHVYPIPKEITGFAIAFLPPMSGLAAHEIKLETGAINVKIGEGRTADVLRNLCYQISSSSDTEPWISVVNTIRELFGVTLHPPEYIIERGEITMVYEEMGTGVILDISSAGRGLHQTLLLLAYVYSHPGAVLLLDEPDAHLEILRQRQIFNLLIHSARKTNSQIIAASHSEVVLNEAADKAAVVAFIGKPHLIEKKARLEKS; encoded by the coding sequence ATGACACTGACATCACTCACTATCCGGAATTTCAAAAAATTCGATGATGTGACGATACCTCTTGGAGACCCGGTGGTTTTTATCGGCCCGAATAATTCAGGAAAAACCACGGCCCTTCAGGCACTTACTCTTTTTGCGATCGGCATCTCCAAAATTCTCGGAAAAAAGGAGACTGACTTCCCTGATAAAGAAACACCAGGAATCACCATAAACCGCAGGGATCTTCTCGCGGTTCCTGTTCCTGCAGCCTCATTGCTCTGGCGTGATCTTCAGATACACAGAATGGCTCTGCCAGAGAGACAGCAGGCTACACCAGACATCCCGATTGTAATTATTGTTGAAGGAATTACCAACAATAAACCCTGGGTATGCGGTCTTGAATTTGATTATGCCAACCCGGAGTCTCTCTATTGTCGCCCGATAAAAGACAAAACCGGGCATGTATATCCTATTCCAAAAGAGATTACCGGGTTTGCCATAGCATTCCTTCCGCCGATGTCAGGTCTTGCAGCACATGAGATTAAGTTAGAGACCGGAGCCATTAACGTAAAGATAGGTGAAGGCAGAACAGCAGACGTTTTGAGAAATCTTTGTTATCAGATAAGTTCATCAAGCGATACTGAACCCTGGATTTCGGTTGTCAATACTATCAGAGAACTGTTTGGAGTCACCCTGCATCCTCCGGAGTACATTATTGAACGGGGGGAAATTACTATGGTCTATGAAGAGATGGGGACCGGAGTCATCCTTGATATCTCATCAGCAGGCAGGGGATTACATCAGACACTTCTCCTTCTTGCCTATGTGTACTCACATCCAGGAGCCGTTCTCCTTCTGGATGAACCGGATGCCCATCTTGAAATATTACGACAACGTCAGATCTTTAATCTCCTCATCCATTCTGCACGAAAAACAAACAGTCAGATCATTGCAGCAAGTCATTCTGAAGTTGTCCTGAATGAAGCAGCGGATAAGGCTGCTGTAGTGGCATTTATCGGGAAACCCCATCTTATCGAAAAGAAGGCAAGGCTTGAAAAGTCATGA
- the tmk gene encoding dTMP kinase, translating to MLVTIEGIDGSGKSTLHKALGPYLADLNPVITCEPGSTWIGEAVRRAIREHADPIAEALLFVADHAAHLREVVRPALSEDRLVISDRYIDSRLVYQQVTLDGIIPDPRTWLRAVHQGWTIMPDLTILLAVPVPVALERTGKRGSGEHFEQESVLTKVQEYYMQLVEEDTARFLILDGTLPPEHILKVAGEAIRFRFDEMNRKKKKS from the coding sequence CTGCTCGTCACCATAGAGGGTATAGACGGGAGTGGGAAATCAACCCTTCACAAAGCTCTTGGCCCATATCTTGCCGATCTGAATCCGGTGATAACCTGTGAACCTGGGTCCACCTGGATTGGTGAGGCAGTCCGTCGTGCCATCCGGGAACATGCCGACCCCATCGCCGAGGCTCTCCTGTTTGTTGCTGATCATGCTGCCCATCTCCGGGAAGTCGTCCGGCCGGCCCTGTCAGAGGATCGTCTGGTCATATCTGACCGGTATATTGACAGCAGACTAGTCTACCAGCAGGTTACCCTTGACGGGATTATTCCTGACCCCCGTACCTGGTTACGGGCCGTCCATCAGGGGTGGACGATCATGCCGGATCTTACTATCCTGCTTGCCGTTCCGGTACCGGTCGCCCTGGAACGGACCGGTAAACGCGGGAGCGGGGAACATTTTGAGCAGGAATCAGTGCTGACCAAAGTTCAGGAGTATTATATGCAGCTGGTTGAAGAGGATACAGCCCGGTTCCTTATACTGGACGGGACTTTGCCACCAGAGCATATACTAAAAGTTGCAGGTGAGGCGATCCGGTTCCGGTTTGATGAGATGAACAGAAAGAAAAAGAAGTCGTAA
- the guaB gene encoding IMP dehydrogenase, which translates to MYIEKLQAETGLTFDDILLVPAASEVEPDQADVTTRFSRNIPLNIPLVSAAMDTVSTSSMAVALARAGGITVIHRNMTPEQEAEEVRKVKHESEIIQREVLTVTPDSLIADVDRMMTYHGIGGVPVVEDGKVIGIVSRRDLRAMVSRIGNQPVKSIMTHEPIVAKEGISIDDAFDLMYSRKVERLPVVDSEGILTGIISMQELLEKRQFPQAIRDDNGNLRVAAAVGPFDHARAMLLVEAGVDAIVVDCAHGHNLNVVRSVRDIKGSVQVDVVAGNIATKQAAEALVDSVDGLKVGIGPGSICTTRVVAGVGVPQVTAIASVAEVAKDADVPIIADGGIRFSGDVAKAIAAGADSVMMGNLFAGTDESPGQIVTIQSRKYKQYRGMGSLGVMSTGVSSDRYFQKKEIGKTKFVPEGVEGVTPYVGPVADVIYQMIGGLKSAMGYTGARNIQDMHEKTRFIRITQAGYHESHPHNITITDEAPNYRI; encoded by the coding sequence ATGTATATCGAAAAATTACAGGCTGAAACAGGACTTACCTTTGATGACATCCTGCTTGTCCCGGCCGCTTCAGAGGTGGAACCGGATCAGGCAGATGTCACCACCCGTTTTTCACGGAACATACCTTTGAATATTCCTCTCGTCAGTGCAGCAATGGATACCGTCAGTACCTCATCCATGGCAGTGGCTCTTGCACGGGCCGGAGGGATTACGGTTATCCACCGGAACATGACCCCTGAACAGGAGGCAGAAGAGGTCAGGAAAGTCAAGCACGAGTCTGAGATAATCCAGCGCGAAGTGCTCACGGTCACCCCGGATTCACTCATCGCTGATGTTGACCGGATGATGACCTACCACGGGATAGGTGGTGTTCCGGTAGTGGAAGACGGGAAAGTCATCGGCATTGTGAGCAGGCGTGACCTTCGGGCCATGGTCAGCAGGATTGGGAACCAGCCGGTCAAATCCATTATGACCCATGAACCGATTGTTGCCAAAGAAGGGATCTCTATTGATGATGCCTTTGACCTGATGTACTCGAGGAAGGTAGAGCGGCTTCCTGTTGTTGACAGTGAGGGGATCCTGACCGGAATCATCTCTATGCAGGAACTCCTGGAAAAACGTCAGTTCCCCCAGGCAATCAGGGACGATAATGGGAACCTCCGGGTTGCAGCAGCAGTCGGACCCTTTGACCACGCACGGGCCATGCTCCTTGTTGAAGCAGGGGTTGATGCAATCGTGGTGGACTGTGCCCATGGTCATAACCTCAATGTGGTCAGGAGTGTCAGGGATATCAAGGGTAGTGTTCAGGTCGATGTGGTTGCAGGAAACATTGCAACAAAACAGGCAGCAGAGGCCCTTGTTGATTCGGTTGACGGTCTGAAGGTAGGGATTGGTCCAGGGTCAATCTGTACGACACGCGTGGTTGCCGGTGTCGGTGTTCCCCAGGTTACCGCCATTGCCTCAGTTGCTGAAGTGGCAAAAGATGCCGATGTTCCGATCATTGCTGACGGGGGTATCAGATTTTCCGGAGATGTCGCAAAGGCCATCGCCGCGGGTGCAGACTCGGTTATGATGGGCAATCTCTTCGCCGGAACGGATGAATCGCCCGGTCAGATCGTCACTATCCAGAGCAGGAAATATAAACAGTACAGGGGTATGGGATCCCTTGGGGTCATGAGCACCGGGGTTTCTTCAGATCGGTACTTCCAGAAGAAGGAAATTGGAAAGACAAAGTTTGTGCCTGAAGGTGTTGAGGGGGTAACGCCCTATGTCGGACCGGTCGCCGATGTCATCTACCAGATGATCGGCGGTCTTAAATCAGCGATGGGATATACCGGAGCGCGGAATATTCAGGATATGCATGAAAAGACCAGGTTTATCAGAATTACCCAGGCCGGGTATCATGAGAGCCACCCGCACAATATTACCATCACCGACGAAGCGCCGAACTATAGAATATAA